The Arachis ipaensis cultivar K30076 chromosome B05, Araip1.1, whole genome shotgun sequence nucleotide sequence TGCTAAATTAGTTGTACACATGGAAGCCAAACTCCTGTTCATATAATTGGTTTACATGTCCTGGTTTTATTGATTACACAATATATTAATGTATCAAACATCTTAGTGAAATAACGTATTAAGTTAGGATCAAATTTTCATGTACCTCAATGTGAGAGTTATTGCTTCCTCCCTTATGCAATTCATGTTCAAGCAAAATCTCTACAATCTCCAGGCATTGAGGCATATATAGTTAAATTTCTTCAATAACTGAAGACTATATTAGAAATGCAGACCACAGAAGACACATTATTACAAATTTAAAATGGTTCAAATATATAGGATTTTTAACACAAATAATGgagtataaattaaaaataaaaacaaaaacaaaaaacagattagggaaaagggaaaaaattataaaaaaaaaaagaagcctaGAATTTTAACCTGAGTTTTCAAAGCTTCCATGTAATAAGAGTAAAGTGAATCAAGTTATATCATACTTGCTTTATCAGAGAAATCAGAATTCTTACCGACATGAATGTCATTTCACAATGCAGAAAAGAAAATGTTAAAATAACATATAAACTCCCTAGGTCAACATTAATAGCAGTAAATTCAACATTATTATAACAGTAATAACTCTATCACATTAATAAACACAAGTGGCAAAATAAATATAACTATTATCGCTGATTATTAATGGCATCAGAACATAGTAAATTCAACATGAACCTATCATTTTGATCATCAAACAAATTGAAGTAAATGCTTACAAACAAGCATATTGTTGAAATCTTAAGCCCCTTGCGAGAATCTGCATTATAAAGAAAATACCGAAATCAGAAATTGCAATTCCAATTTTCTTCAAAATCGAATATATCGACCATTCAAATCCAATCATCATGATCGCAGATAAATCATCAACACGTCCATAACtaaaatactatatatatgtgtgtgtgtgtgaagttGGAAATTTAATTGCACTTTATTAATTTGAGTTTGAACCCTATCTAAAACAATTCTTTTGCACATATAATAAAAAAGAAGTACTACAAAGAGCACGTCGATCTACACATCTAAACTACTCTACATACTATAGCCGAATAACAGCCTCTGAAAGAAGAAAATCAGAAACCAAGGAACGTTTTCAATTGGCCATGATGAAGTCACTGCCGAAGGAGTCAATGACCAGATCGGGAGAGTCCGCGACGGGACTGACTGGAACGAACATAACGGACTTGGCGGCCATGAGCTTCTTCCGCTGCGGCCAGCGAGGTCCGTAGATCCTGGCAACGAAGAGCGGGAAACCGTCCAAGGAATCGGCAGCGTTGGCCTGAGGCTGAGCGGCGGCGGTGTCCTGCGGCGCATGCAACGGGGAGGAAGGAGGAGAAGTGCGACGGAGAGGGATCTGGCAGATGGAGCCGATCCGGTGAGATCTGGCGCTGATGATGCGCAAATCGCGGATTCGAGCTAGGGCACCCGGTTTTAGGTACTTGTGGAAGCTGTGGTGGTGTTGAGGGATGGTTGTTCTAACCCTTCGGTTCATGGCAAcggctgtgtgtgtgtgtgtgcgcgcgtgtgtgtgtgcgcgcgtgtgtgtgtgtatgagagagagagagagagagaatggtgAAGAAATGGAGGGNNNNNNNNNNNNNNNNNNNNNNNNNNNNNNNNNNNNNNNNNNNNNNNNNNNNNNNNNNNNNNNNNNNNNNNNNNNNNNNNNNNNNNNNNNNNNNNNNNNNNNNNNNNNNNNNNNNNNNNNNNNNNNNNNNNNNNNNNNNNNNNNNNNNNNNNNNNNNNNNNNNNNNNNNNNNNNNNNNNNNNNNNNNNNNNNNNNNNNNNNNNNNNNNNNNNNNNNNNNNNNNNNNNNNNNNNNNNNNNNNNNNNNNNNNNNNNNNNNNNNNNNNNNNNNNNNNNNNNNNNNNNNNNNNNNNNNNNNNNNNNNNNNNNNNNNNNNNNNNNNNNNNNNNNNNNNNNNNNNNNNNNNNNNNNNNNNNNNNNNNNNNNNNNNNNNAGGCGGGATTTTAGATATTTACCTTTTTCCTTATAAATCATCTGCCACCTTCTAGACCGTCAATTCCATATAAATGGCAGTTTGACTTTTGAGTTTTGACAATTTTGATACACTAATAAATCCAATTCTTATATGCATTGATTTGTGAGTGTACCAAAAATGTCAAGGTTACAACCCACAAATAATAAAGATACACAATAATGGTTTAGTATGATACTATGATGAATAATTTCCAGATAGAGTGCAATGTACATTAAAACGAAAAAGAACCTTCGAATGCAGATCAAATATCTAAGTATTggagggacaaaaaatataccaGCGACAGATAATTGTGTAATGTCAATAGCACCAACACAAATCCATTTTGCAATTTCAGTACCGAAAGCAACCGGAAGAGACTGTGCATATTAGATTGGCAATAGAAAAGGTTAGAGCATCAACTTCAGTGTTAGTGAATTTGCAAGACCAGAATTtctgaaaaaaattgaaatttcatGTTACAGTaatggaaaggaagaggataaCAGAATTGACCTGAAGCCCAAGAGCTCTATCCCCTTCAACACTCTTGTAGTCGTTGACGATGGCAATGCCCAACTACAGTGTAACAGACCAAAGATATTTGCAACAAATCATGACACTATGATGTGAGTGTCCCAAACAAAGCCTGACCAGCCCACCTGCAGCAATAAATGATTAAGAACTTGTCAAAGACAGTTCAATCATAGAAATGATGCTTTAGAAACAAATCAAACATGATCAAATCATGAATCAAGAAACAAAGCCAATGAATTAACTAAATCAGGTTATCAGTTAAAACTATAAAACTCATAATGTACAAATATTATATAAGCAAAATGTACTGTACCATGGTAAACTGATGTCACTTGCTCCAAGGGCAAAGTTTCCGATCCATCCATTTTGTTTTAACTAAATTGTAAGTAAAAACTTAGccaaaaggaccataaaagaaaaaataataataataatatgacacTTAACAATAATGGaaaagagaataagaagaatttaAATGTTTACCTTCAAAGGAGGAGCAGAATATATGTATGACAGAAGTGATCCACCCACGGCAAGGTAAAAAACTATGGGGAAGTCATGTCCTGCCTATAACAGAAATGTTTTAGAAACTAGCCTACAGGAAATTGATGCTAAGGGTATGTCTGGGATCAGGGTAAAAATGATATGAAGATTTTTATGAATGAGCTCCATGTGTGTAATTATACACATCAAACTGGAAAATTTTTAATCAGAAGGATCTCGAGACTAAGCAGTACTTACCCATACGTCTAATAGGCCTGCCAAGCCAAGACCTCCTAGTACCAGCACCCATATTTGAGTAATAACCTGTGGAATTTCAAGTGGAAAAACGAAATATGTGGTGACCAAACAAGTAAAGAACATAAGAAATAAAACATCAGTCTCAGAATAATGAGATTAAACTAAAACAGCGGCACTGCAAACTACACCCCAAACCAACAGAGGCCAAGTGACAGGTTTTAAAAGTTGAAGGCGAATCTTCCATTTATTCTGCACAGCATAAATAGAAAGAATAAGTACAAAACCAAAGTTGTCTCATCATTTCATAATGTTAACTAACAAGTACACGTAAACAAAGCAATAAATTTTCAGCGGCCAAAAACTTTCGGGTTAGTACTTTATAAACAGATTCAAACTTAATTTGTTTTCAACATGTTCAACTACATTTTCAAGAATGTATGAATGGCAGCCTAATACACGAGGCTCCCATCAGACTGCGACCTAATTTACAAGGTTGTGCATTGTAGTTCACCCTCCGCATGAGGAGAGAGTTTACAAAAGTAGAAACAAGTTTCAAATAGCATCAAGACTGTTAAGAAACATATATAACTTCGGGTAAAATACGGGTCGTGTTGTGGTCAGATTTGGAATATTTTGTCAAGAACAGCATGAAGAATTAGAAATTTTGTCTAGAACAACTACACTTGCTTGTCATTCATTCTTGAACTCCTACGTCTCAATTTTAAATAAGTGAAGAAAATAAAAGTGAATGAAATTGTGGTGCTAATCAAGCTTTATTTATTAAATCTAATTGAGATCATTTTGTGCATTCATAATGAAAATTTAAACCCAAATTTCTAACCATCACAACTCAACAAAAAACACACAGTTGATTAACTCACTGATTCTTGAGCAGTTCCTTTAATACCAAGAAGCTGATTGATGCTTGAACCGTGTTTCGACGGAGCCTTATCCGGTGCCTGAGACTTAACTGCTCAATCCCAACCCAttgaaaaaaaacaaagaaagaaaaaatgttaAGAAAAACATGACCAATTGAAAAAGGAACATCAAAATGGTAACTCAAGAAAGCACAAATTACCATTATTTGTATCGGTTTCTGTTGCTCTAATAGTTAATCTCCTCCCTGAAATCAATTTTCACACAAAAACACCAAAACCATTAGTCCCCATGAAGCCACAAGCACCAAAAAagcataaaaataacaaaattgagtGTCATTTGATTCATGAAAAACTAAACCTAAGCAAAAAATGGTACTTTGCAAAACCCAATCTTGTACTCTTTCAACAACCAAGAAAACCAGAAAGTGCTGTGGTGAGTCAACCTACTAGTGAATGAGAAAGGAAGTGAAGGCACCCTTGTTCTTTTGCATGAGATTGTTGTTGTTCTTGGTGGAACTGAAACCATGTTGAGAGAAAGTGAAGCCATTATTTTAGAAAGATAGGAGCTTGTAATTCTGAAACTGAGGAAGAAGCTTCAAAGGTTCCACACCCGGAACACTATAGAATACAAGTGGTGTGTGACTGTGTTCTATGTTGTAAGTGATgaagtttttgtttttttgtttttctttatttatttattttaggtagacATTATTCACATTAAACAAAGCTTTTAATGAAAGGGTAAGGTACTTTGAAGTGTACAAGATTTGTGGTGTTTATGCTTATCTGGCGTCATTTgattgctttgtttaaatttactaaaattaattattaatataaaatatatattaaaaatagatNNNNNNNNNNNNNNNNNNNNNNNNNNNNNNNNNNNNNNNNNNNNNNNNNNNNNNNNNNNNNNNNNNNNNNNNNNNNNNNNNNNNNNNNNNNNNNNNNNNNNNNNNNNNNNNNNNNNNNNNNNNNNNNNNNNNNNNNNNNNNNNNNNGTTCATATAagtcattttattttaattcacctCATGCGCCTCttaatttaactaattttttaatcAACGCGTAAATATataactgttttttttttaaaagatttcgtttttattttcgaattttttcaaCGTTTTCGATCTTTGTTCTCTTCCATATTTGTGTTCTCTGCGTTTCTCTTCGTTCGTTCTCCACGTTTTTTAAAATCAAGCTCTAAAATCAGTTTTGaacagttatctcgttgttgaagataataaataactcaagttcagattgtcaattgaatcaGAACGAAGTTGAcaattgttttgaatccaatcaagtggttgaGGTGTGGTTCGATTTTAGTTAATAGTTTCGTTAGTAGTTTGTGATTCTAtaggtgaataatgttgtttttgtttgtgatttgtgaaaattgttgttcatcgttgatggtttgaattgaatgtaatgtaaaagttttgcattaaagaaatatttttctgtatttgcagcaaattttggtgtaacacgaagatatttgagtatattgtttaagaatttttggtgtatgtgtgctaataagttttgcataattcaaaactctttttctccctcctcctcatcttttgctgcttcttcttcttctttttcatcatcattatcatcatcatcatcatcatcatcatcatcttcttcttcttcttcttttttcttgttttactctcttaacaataataaaaacaaaaaaaatcaaataaagaagaataagaaacacataatagtacaaaattaattggaaaatgatgaacttacattcattcaactaaaagaaagaaagaaataaagagaagaagaagaaaaaaatacagcattagaagaaaatatttttatgtatttgcagcaaatttgggtgttacatgaagatatttgagtgtattatttaagaattttcggtgtatatgtgctgataagttctgcataattcaaaactcttcctcttcctcctcctcatcttttgctgcttcttcttcttttttcatcatcatcaccaatttcttcttcttttttcttattcatcttttctttttggttttaccttctcaagtttcttatgttttactctcttaacaagaataaaaacaaaaaaaaatcaaataaagaagaagaagaaacatataatgctacaaaattacttggaaaagGATGATcttatattcattcaactaaaaaaaaaagaaataaataagaaaaaaatgcagcattagagaaaatatttttttttgtatttgcagcaaatttaggtgtaacaaaaaaatatttgggtgtaacacgaaaatatttgactgtattatttaagaattttcgttgtatgtgtgctgataaattTTTCATAATTCAAAACGCTTCTTCTCCCTCCTCCACATCTTCtgttacttcttcttcttcttttttatcatcgtaataatctttttcttttttttcttattttatcttttcaaatttctttttgttttactcttttgacagaaataaaaaaaaaaatcaaacaaagaagaagaagaaacactggtacaaaattacttgtaagaggatgaacttacattcattcaactaaaagaaagaaaaaaataaggagaagaagaaaaaaaaatgcagcatcaaaaaaattttttttttctgtatttgcagcaaatttaagtgtaacacgaagatatttgagtgtattgtttaagatttTTCGGTGTatatgtgctgataagttctgcataattcaaaactcttcatctttctcatcctcatcttctgctacttctttttcttttttttcatcatcatcaccatcttcttcttcttttttttgttattcatcttttcctttttgttttaccttctcaagtttcttatgatttactctcttaacaagaataaaaacaaaaaatatcaaacaaagaagaagaagaaacacataatgctgcaaaattacttgaaagaggatgaacttacattcattcaactaaaagaaaaaaataaataagaaaaaaatgcagcattagaggaaatatttttctgtattgcaacaaatttgggtgtaacacgaagatatttgggtgtaacacgaaaatatttgagtgtattatttatgaattttttgtgtatgtgtgctgataagttctgcataattcgaaactcttcatcttcctcctcctcatcttcttttacttcttctacttctttttttcatcatcatcatcatcaccatcttcttcttctttttttctaatttatctttttttgttttaccttctcaagtttcttatattttactctcttaataagaataaaaacaaaaaaatcaaacaaagttgaagaagaaacacataatgctgcaaaattacttgaaagatgatgaacttacatttattcaactaaaagaaagaaataaataaggaaaaaaagaagaaaaataaatgcagtattagagaaaatatttttctgtatttgcagcaaatttgtgCGTAACATAgtgcgcgaaattgaactcgcacaacttcaccggcaagtgcaccggatcgtccaagtaatacctcaggtgagtgagcgtcgatcccacgagaattgttaGATTgtgcaagctgtggttatcctacAGATCTTAGTCAGACGAACAGAAAGATAGTGgttgttgttgtaggcgcataaaataataaagaaagcagtaaaggaaTAACGTGGAAACAATAATGataaaatagttaaggttttggagatgcttcatctttctggattaacttttcttattgaCTACTTCAATAATGTTCGATTCATTCTATGAcaaagctgtaagtgattaacccATTTCCTCTTATCAAGTTAATCTCCCCTGAACCACAACAAGCGCCATgtttaactcatgtcctctcatcaagttaactcatggtaTTCACTATGGCCGAGGATGAAGCCCACACAATTCACTCTTCTTTtgttgatcctactcaaaacaccacagataATGTCAGATCTTTCGGATCGGAGAATGATGCTCTATGATTCTAGCCATAGCGCCACAAGAACCTCatcacccaaaactaaccggattatatgtcacgtatcctcgATTAGTCCAGATGAATTATTGGCTCAAGTGATGTATTCTCAAACTTTAACTCAATACTATACGGGTCAGGACTCGtaaagaacacatgaagaaaaaggGACATACCAGTCTCATTTGGATGAAGAACGATAATACATCAtaaaatggaatcaaacatatattaaaatagaaacaataatattattaatccataggaatcagcagagctcctaaccttaacttaagaggtttagttgctcatactttaAGAAGGTGTAAAGTAATGTGTTTGTGCTTTTTCCCTCCTGGGAGGCATCCCCCTCAGGAGGAAGGAAGTCCCTTATTTATAGTAAAAActctaagactaaacctaaaagatatttttttaattaaaaattacaaaaagaaaaataaaataagctaagaagtgctaaaatctactttggggcccacttgatgagtgtttgggctgatgcCTGGTGTTCAACTCaggttttgggcgttcaacttgggaggtcgctcctctttgggcgttgaactccagatgtggacgttcaacgcccgttttgggcAGTGATTATGGAGatgaagtatagactattatatattgttggaaagctctgaaagttaacTTTCCAAAGCCATTAAGACCGTGCCAAttaaacctctgtagctcaagatatgctcaTTGGAATGCACGGAGATcaggatttgacagcatctgctatgctttcttCTTCTCTGAACCAGACTTTGCCAAATTCGTCAATGTCGCCCATAAATCTCCTAAAATCATAGGAACAACACAAAAATTAAAAGTAGTATCCAAATatgaatttttgcactaaaatatactaaaacatactaaatctTAATAAAATATAACAGAAAACACTATGAAAATGGTGCTAAAAAGTGTATAAGATATCCACTCATCATAACATAAAGATATttaggtgtaacacgaagatatttgagtgtattgtttaagaatttttggtatatgtgtgctgataagttttgcataattcaaaactcttcctcttcctccccctcctcctcatcttttgctgcttctttttcctctttttttcgtcatcatcaccatcttcttctttttttcttattcatcttttttttttgttttaccttctcaagtttcttatgttttactctcttagcaagaataaaaataaataaatcaaacaaagaagaagaaacacataatgctgcaaaattagctgcaaaattacttggaagaggatgaatttacattcattcaactaaaagaaagaaataagtaagggaaaaaagaagaagaaaaaaatgcaccaTTAGAGAAAATTTTTTTTCGTAGTtccagcaaatttgggtgtaacacgaagatatttggaggTAACACGAatatatttgagtgtattgtttaaaaattttcagtgcatgtgtgctgataagttttgcataattcaaaactcttcttctccctcgtcctcatcttctgctgcttcttcatcttctttttcatcatcatcatcttcttcttcttttttcttgttttatcttttcaaatttcttcttgatttactctcttaataagaataaaaacaaaaaaatcaaacaaagaagaaaaagaaatacctaatggtacaaaattacttagaagatcataaacttacattcattcaactaaaagaaagaaagaaataaggagaaggagaaaaaatgcagcattagaagaaaacatttttctatatttgcagcaaatttgggtgtcaCACGAAAATATTTGTGTGTAACACGAATATATTTGAgtttattgtttaaaaaattttggtgtatgTGTGCCGATAAGTTCTACATATTTCAAAacccttcctcttcctcctcctcatcttctcctgcttcttcctcttctttttcatcatcatcaccatcttcttctttttttcttattcatctttttttttttgttttaccttctcaatttTCTTATGTTTTACTctattaacaagaataaaaacaaaaaaaatcaaataaagaagaaggagaaacacataatgctgcaaaattacttggaagatgataaacttacattcattcaactaaaagaaataaataaataaggaaaaacagaagaagaaaaaatacaataTTAGAGGAagtatttttctgtatttgcagtaaatttgGTTGTAACACGacgatatttgggtgtaacacaaagatatttgagtgtattgtttaagaattttcggtgtacgtgtactgataagttctgcataattcaaaactcttcctctttctcctcctcatcttctgctgcttcttccttttttttcatcatcatcactatcttcttcttcttctttttctaattcatcttttcctttttattttaccttctcgaGTTTCttatattttactctcttaacaaaaataaaaacaaaaaagt carries:
- the LOC110271824 gene encoding uncharacterized protein LOC110271824, with protein sequence MNRRVRTTIPQHHHSFHKYLKPGALARIRDLRIISARSHRIGSICQIPLRRTSPPSSPLHAPQDTAAAQPQANAADSLDGFPLFVARIYGPRWPQRKKLMAAKSVMFVPVSPVADSPDLVIDSFGSDFIMAN